Sequence from the Torulaspora globosa chromosome 4, complete sequence genome:
GGCCACCAAATGCGTCGAGCGACTGGATGTTGAAAAAATAGCCAGAAGTAATCGTCACTAAAGCCACTAGGGACGTCAGCGAGTCTATCCGATGGTGCCAGGCATTGGCCATAAGAACGTTCGAGTTCGTTTGAACCGCTATCTTTTTTGTCGCTTGAAATATCCACTCCTTGACAACGATAGAAGCGCCAGCTATCCATGCTGCGTTCACGTTAGTAACCTCTTTGGTGATAGAGTGCGAATGAGAATGTGACTCACCGATGTACGTCGCCAAGGTCTCTATCACTGTATGCGGAACGATAGGACCCACGATCGCACATAAGGATGTCCATCCAATAGATAAACCCGCTGTAGCCAGTATCGTCGAAACCGCCAAGGAGCCAACGGTTTCGATCTTCCCGTAGCCAAACGGATAATCAGACGTCGGTTTGTTCGACGCCAGTCCAACCGAGAATAAGGTTAGGAAATCTGAGACCATATCGCTGACAGCGTGGACCGCGTCTGCCATCAGAGCCTGCGAATGGAAGATAAAACCACCAGCGAACTTGCCCAGCGCAAGCCCAACATTTATGGCAAGGCCTATCCACGTTATCCGAACCCCAGGATTTCTCTTGACTTGCTCCTTGCTCATGACCAGCATGGGATTGATCGCCATGTGAGAGTGCGAGTGCGAATGGGATTGAGAGTGGGAATGTGAATGTGAATGCGAACTTGAATGTTTTTcaggctgctgctgctgctgcaattgaGCCTGCTGAGCCTTCCGATGACGCATTGATCCCAATATCATTGAATCGTTCTCCTCCGTCTCAGACTGGCGCAAATGAACATGGTCGTGCGAGTGATCCTCACAAGACGGCGCAAACCGTTGcttcagctccttctcagcagctctCTCAGAATCAGATACATTCAGAACTCGTCCAGCATGCAGGCGACTGAAACCCGTCACTCGAACCAAACGACAGTGGAAAGCGATTGCACCAGACAGTGCTCGATTCCCCATGAAGCTCACTCTTATCATGCTTGATACCACGACTAAACTGATCAATTGCCTGTGTATCTCTAGAAACACATCATAGTCGGTTTTGTTCAGCAACACTCATAGACGGTCCTTACGTAAAGTTGCACCCCAGGAAGATACAAACGACACACACACAACCAAATGCAAGATGTCCGAACGACACCGGGATCGACTGCGGGACGAATGGTAGCTATATAAGATCCGACCGGCTGTGATTCTGCTCGAGTTTAACCTCCGGAG
This genomic interval carries:
- a CDS encoding cation diffusion facilitator family transporter (ancestral locus Anc_6.248) yields the protein MIRVSFMGNRALSGAIAFHCRLVRVTGFSRLHAGRVLNVSDSERAAEKELKQRFAPSCEDHSHDHVHLRQSETEENDSMILGSMRHRKAQQAQLQQQQQPEKHSSSHSHSHSHSQSHSHSHSHMAINPMLVMSKEQVKRNPGVRITWIGLAINVGLALGKFAGGFIFHSQALMADAVHAVSDMVSDFLTLFSVGLASNKPTSDYPFGYGKIETVGSLAVSTILATAGLSIGWTSLCAIVGPIVPHTVIETLATYIGESHSHSHSITKEVTNVNAAWIAGASIVVKEWIFQATKKIAVQTNSNVLMANAWHHRIDSLTSLVALVTITSGYFFNIQSLDAFGGLIVSGLVIKAGGEGMLSALRELADQSLPRDDDRYLEVESAINDALGKLVSNNNAGRPYAIKDLTVLPSGPNLRANVVLETPLQRWDNVLDIKEFEIVSDHLRTILYRDIPALRRLHIEFVEEATEEDDSPEDQQAPSGHHHSHSTSSETHKH